Within Pelagicoccus enzymogenes, the genomic segment TTGGTAGCCCACGATTTCGCCGTAGATCTTGGCTCCGCGGGCTTGGGCATCCTCCAGACGCTCAAGCGTATACAAGGCGCCTCCCTCGGACACCACGATGCCATTGCGGTCTTTGTCGAAGGGGCGCGAAGCCTTGTTCGGGTCCTCGTGCTCTGCCAAAGCCCCCTGGCTCTTGAATCCCGCAAAAATGCCGAAGGACCGTATGCTCTCGGAAACGCCACCCGCAATCGCTAGGTCGACCTCGCCTAGCTGAAGCATTTGCATGCCTTGGATAAGCCCGAGATTGCCCGCCGCGCAAGCGGCTCCGATCGTGTAAGCGGGACCGTGCACCTTCAGGTTTAGGGAAACTTCCCCAGCTGGGTTGTTAGAAACAGTGCGCGGATTGTGGTGGTGCGACCAAAACTTGGTGTCGTAGTCGAATTGGGAAATGTTGTAGACCTCGTTTTCCGTTTCGACATTACCATGCTCCGTGGTTCCCACGTAAATGCCAGTGCGCTTGGAATCGAGTTCGTTGGCCTCGATACCCGCATCGGCCAGCGCTTCGCGAGCGCAGTAGATAGAAATGCTCCCCGCCCGAGTACCAACACGCAAGTCCTTGCGGCGCTGATACTTGGTCGCTTCGAAATCGCACACGCCCGCCAAGACCTGCCCCATGTAACGCATGTCGATCCTGCAAATGCCACCCTTGCCTTCGAGAAGGCTGCGACGAAATTCCTCAAGCGTATTGCCATTGGGAGAAGTGAGGCCAACGCCAGTGATTACTACTCTACTAAGTGCCATAGGATTGTTCGGATAGTGCTATCAAGCAGGACAAGGCATCGGGGTTAGCTATTTATGCCCTCCATTCAACACAAAATCAGAGGGGAATCTAAGCCCCCAAGCTTTTGCGAGCGATTTTCAAATAACGGCACTCGCGCCTAAGTACCCAGCAGCGCCAGCTTACCGACGCAATCCCCAGATCAGCGTCGCAAAACAAGGGGTAATCACCCCCTGTTTTAAGCAAGCATCCTTCGTAAATCGATAATAGACCGTAAAGCGGCAACAAACATGTTGCTTAGATTCAGCAGTTGATCATTAATTGTCGTTACCAAGCTGGTAGTAATACGTAAACTACCTGAATCGCCACCTAAGAAAACTTCAACAGCCAGCACCTGTATTTAGACCGTAGACCGAATGAAAGTCGTACTCATCGAAGACCAAATACTCTTTAGAGAACTCACAGAATCAATCGTCCGGACCGACTTCGGGCTGGAAGTGGTCGGTCAATTCGACGACGGCGAGGAAGGCTTGCAAGCTTGCCTCGACCTGCAACCGGATCTCGTTATCCTCGACCTCAAGATCAAGAAGCTCGGCGGCCTCACCGTATTCAACCGCATCAAGGACCGCACCCCCGAATGTAAGGTCATCCTCGTTTCCGCCCACTTCACTCCGGAAATCGTCAAGAACACCGTCGAGCGCGGCGTCAACGGCCTCGTCACCAAAAACAGCTCCATCGAGAGCCTCAAGGACGCCATCGGCCAAATCCTCAAGGGTGCCGTCTACTACTCTCCCGAAGCCTACAAGCTGCTCCGCCAGCCCATCACCAACAAGGACTACAACGACAGCCTCAAGATGCTCACGCCTCGCGAGACCGACGTCCTGCAAATGGTGGGAGAGGGCTACAGCTCCAAGGAAATCGCTCGCTCCTTCAACCTCAGCGTTCGCACTATCGACGCCCATCGTTCAAACATCATGCGCAAGCTAAACCTGCGCGGGGCGACGGACATGACACGACTGGCAGTGAAGCTGAAGCTTGTCAGCCAAGACTAGGCGTTCCCCATTCAAATTTCTCGCGAAAAAGGCGTCCCTGCAAGGGGCGCCTTTTTTCTGGCTTGGCCAACGGCGGCGATGGAACGCCTCCTCGCTATGCGCCGCCACAAAGCCGAGCTTCAGCCGGCGTCCACGAGGCAGGATCAAATTCGACTCAACCGCTAGCAGACTCGGCGACCCAATCGGACTCAACTAGGCCTGGTTCAAAATCTGCGACACGTCCCGGATGTAAGCGTCCGACTCGTCCTCGATGCGCTCGACCAAGTCATCGACCTTCAATATCTCGCCGTCCTTGCAGAGAGATAGTGCCACCTCGGTCAAGCGAAAGAGTTTTCGAGCCCCCAAAGCCGCCGCGGAGCCTTTCATTTGGTGGACGACATCGTACACCTCTTCTTCGTTCTTTGCAGCCACCGCAGCTTCGAGCTCCTCCAGGAGCCGCGGAGTCTCCTCTAGGTAGATTTCAAACAATCGCCGCAACAGCGGACGGCCGTCCTTTTCTCTCAGCAACAGCTCATCGACCGTCGCCTTGTCGTATACAACTTCGTTAGAAACATCTGGTAACATGGCTCCGCACGCTGCGCCAACTCAGTAGCGTTTGCGAGCGTCAAGCGCACTTTTCAATGTTCCAGAATCTGCATACAACACGGAAGCCCCGCTCGGCAGTCCAAACCCGATTCGAGAAACCTCCACCGAATCGCTTTCCACCAATTCCGTCAGGTAATGACAAGTGGCCTCGCCTTCCACGTCGTTCGGCAGAGCGAGTATCACCTCGGTCACACCCTCGTCCTTCACCCGCTTGGCAATCCCGGACAAATTCAAGCTTTCCGGCCCCACTCCATTGATCGGCGACAGCTTCCCATGCAAAACATGATAGCGACCTCGATAGGCGCCCGACTTCTCGATCGCCATCAAGTCGCTGACGTGCTCGACCACGCAAAGCGATCCGCTCTCCTCTCGGCGCACGTCCTCGCAAATAGAACAACGCTCCTCCTCGCAAACGTTCCCGCAAGTGGAGCAGCTGCGCACGCGCTCGCTGGCGCTCAAAATCGCGTCGCTGAGTCGCTTCGCGGCTTCCGGCTTTTCTAGCAGGAGGTGGATCGCCATCCGCTCGGCGGATCGGAAGCCCACCCCCGGCAAGCGCTTGAGCTCCTTTTGCAGCGCTTCGAATGCGGGAGTCATATCGGCAGTAACGAAAAAACAACTACATGAGGCCAGGCATGCTGAACCCTTGAGTCGCTTTCGACATCTCCTCTTCGTTGTAGGCCTTCGCCTTGGAAGCCGCTTCCTTGATCGCTTCCAAAAGGGTTTCCTCCACCAAGCTGGCCTCTTCCTTAAGAAGCTCCGGATCGACCTTGAGCGACTTGAATTCGCTCTGCCCGTTGATGGTGATCACGACGGCGCCGCCCCCGCTGGAGATTTCGAGCTCCTTATTCGCAAGCTCCTCCTGCAAGGCCTCGATCTTCTTTTGCATCTTGGCGGCTTGCTTCATCAATTTTCCAACTCCAGCCATAATTCAGCTCCTTTTCTAAAATCAGTTTCGGGTTATTCGTTTGCTAAAACAGCGGGCCAAGCTGCCTCTAGGCTACCGCTTCGTCAATCCCTATCCCTCGTCCAGCAGCTCGCTAAAGCCATCGCGAAAACTGGCGAACCGCGGCTTCCAACCAGTAGCCTCCTTCAAGGCCGCGTTTCGAATGCGACGGTTCGCAGGACGCCCACCTTCCCCCAAGCGACGTGAAGCGCGACCGCTCGAATCGATTTTTCCCGTGAAAACCGGAGGCGGATTCCCCACCTGGAAGGCAATCCAAGTCGCAATGTCCTGCTTCAAAGCAGGTTCGTCGTCCACCACCGTAAACGTCCCGCAAATTCCCTCTTCAGCCTCCCAACAATGCCAAACGGCCGCTGCGACATCTTCGATGCGAACCAAGTTCAAATAGTAGTCGCCCCACCCCGGAAGCTCCCGCTCGCCCGATCGCAGCCGATCCAGCATCAAATGTCGCCCCGGACCATAGAGTCCAGCCAGACGCAAGACCGCGGCTTCCGCCCTTTCCAGTCCCTGCAAAAACACCCGCTCGGACTCGCGAACCAAGCGCCCTCTCTCGTTCGCCGGCTCGGGGGCCTCGGACTCGTCCACCCAGCCCCCGTCCGCATCTCCGTAAACGCTCACGCTGCTCGTGTAGAGCGCCCGCCCGCTGAAGCCGACCTTGCTCGCCCACTTGCTAAGCGACTCGTTACCGCCTATGTAAGACTGACGGTAGCCTGCCAAGCCACCTCCCGCCGAACTCACGCAGTTTACCACAAAATCAACATCTTCGCCCGCTGCCTCATGCCAGAGCTCAGCGTCAACCATTCCACAAAACGTCTCCGCCCCCTTGGCTCCTACTTCAGAAAGCGTATCCACATTTCGAGATACAGCCAATACCCGCATCCCCCGCTCCAGCGCCTCCGCAACCAAAATCTTGCCTAAGTAACCACAGCCTAGGATCAATAACCGCTTTCCCTTCAATTCCTTCATCCGCTTGTTTTCCCTTCCTCCCTGTCAACCCGCAAGCATAAGCAGCGTGACTTCACCATCTAAGTTCGGCCAGACAGACGCAAAATGATTGCCTGACCTCCCGCCCATCCCCCAAAAAAACAAGATGCCCAACAATCGACCACACGCCCTCGTCATCGTATTCGACGGTATCGAGGAGATCGAGGCCCTCACCCCTGTCGATATCCTGCGCCGCGCCGAGGTGGACGTTACCGTCGCCAGCGTGGACGGCAGTCCCAGCGTCACGGGGCGAAACCAAATCACCTTTTCAGCGGACACTTCCCTTTCACTGGCGAGCAAGCAAACCTTCGACCTGGTGATCCTCCCCGGAGGCCCCGGCGTTTTGGACCTTGCGGAGGACCAGAATGTACGCGATGTGCTCGTCGGCCAAGACAAGGCCGGCAGGGAACTCGCCGCTATCTGCGCCGCGCCGAAAATATTGGCCCAGCACGGCATCCTCGACGAGCGAGATGCCACATCCCACATCTCCGTCCGCGACACTCTACCACGCGCCTCGAACGCAGCCGTCGTCGTCGACCAGCACCTCACCACCTCCCAAGGGCTCGGCACCGCAGTCGAATTCTCCCTTACGCTCGTTGAAAAGCTCAGGGGCAAAACCGCGGCTCAAGAGATCGCTGCATCCATTCACTACACAGCTTCAAACTAATAAAATGAAAACCTACGACTTTATCGCAATTGGGGGCGGCTCCGGCGGCTTCAACGCCGCCCGCGTCGCTCGCGGCTTCTCGGACAGCGTCGCCGTCATCGACGGCGCCGACGAACTCGGCGGACTCTGCATACTCCGCGGCTGCATGCCATCCAAGACGCTCATCTACTCCGCGGAAGTTTTGCACCTCGCCCAAAACGCCAAGAAGTTCGGCCTCGACATCCCCTCAGCGAAAGTCGACATGCCTGCCTTGCACCAACGCAAGGTGGAAACCATCAAAGAGTTTTCCGACTACCGCGTGGATTCTATGCGGAGCCGAAAGTACGACCTCTATCGCTCCTACGCAAAGTTCATAGATCGCAATACCATCGAACTATCCGACGGCACTCGGCTCCAAGGAAAAAAGTTCATTATCGCCACCGGATCTACTGTATCCGTGCCTTCGATACCCGGACTCGACCACAAAGAAATCTGGACTAGCGACCAAGTTCTCGACCTCGATTTCCTGCCCGAATCCGTCATCGTGCTCGGAGGCGGTGTCGTAGCATGCGAACTCGCCCAATTCCTCAATCGAGTCGGCAGCAAAGTCACCCAAATCCAACGCAGCAGCCACATCCTCAAAGACCAGGCAGCTGACGTATCCGAAACTGTCGAGAAAGCATTCCGCGATGAAGGCATGGACCTCTACACTGGCACCTCCCTCAAACGTATCGAAAAAACGGACACCGGATTCAAGGCAGTCTTCGACCACGAAGGCTTCGAAAAGTCAGTCACCGCCCAGTATGTCGTAAACGCTCTCGGACGCAGTCCCAACACCGCAAACCTTGGGCTCGAAGCCGCGGGAATCGAGCTGCTTCCCAACGGCCAGATCAAAACCGACGCGCACCAGCTCACCACCAACCCCGACGTCTACGCCGCGGGTGACTGCGCCGGCCCCTTCGAGATCGTTCACACCGCCGTGCTCCAAGGCGAATACGCAGCCCGCCACGCGTTCCAAAAGCCAAGCAGCGTTTTCGGCCCCCTCAACTACGACCATATGCTCGACGTGGTCTTCACCGACCCACAAGTGGCCCGCGTCGGCCTCACGGAAAAAACGCTCAAAGAACGCGGCATCGACTACATCGCCGCCGACTATCCCTTTGACGACCACGGCAAGTCCATCCTCATGGAAGCCAAGTACGGCTTCGTTCGCCTCTTCGGCGAAAAGCCAACGGGTCGCATTCTCGGAGCCGAAATCGTATCCAAAGACGCCGGCGAACTCATCCACGCCCTCTCCGTCGCCGTCTCCAACAATCTGACAGCGGCCGACCTCCTGAAGACGCATTGGTACCACCCAACGCTCGCAGAGATTATCAGCTATCCGCTCGAGGACATCATTGACGAACTGTAGGAGCGACCTTGTCGACAACCTTGAGCTCGTCAAAAGGGTCACGAAAACCAGCCACCCCACTATGCGCACTATCATCATCACCGGAGTATCCAAAGGCCTAGGACAAGCGCTTTCCAAGGTCCTAGAAAACGAACAAACAAAGCTCGTAGGATTTGGTCGTACGCAAGGTGAATTCTCTGGCACCTTCCACACCTGCGACTTCACCAAACCACAACTCGCCGCCAGCATCTTTCAAAAAGCCTTGGCGGACGAACCACTCGAAGACTCGGAAAGCATCGTATTCATCGCGAACGCGGGGCGACTCGGCTTGTTGCAACCAGCTCAAAACCTCGACCCCTTCGAGATCGAAGAAACCATCGCTGCCAACCTGACCCAATCCGCACTCGCGGCTTCCGCCTTCCTCAAACGGGTGGAATCCTTGCCGGTTCCCAAAGCGTTTCTGCAAATCTCCTCCGGAGCCGCACTCCCAGATAGAGCCAAAGCAAGCTGGTCCCTGTATTGCGCAACCAAAGCCGGACAGGAGCAACTGGTCCGCACCATCGCCAAGGAGCAAGAAAACGCGCCCCACCCAACCGTCTTCGCCAACATCAATCCTGGCGTGATGGAAACCGCCATGCAGGAACAGATTCGTAAAACCTCCCCCAGCCACTTTCCGGAGGTCGAACGATTTATCAAGCTGAAGGAAGAAGGACGTATCCCCACTCCGGATACGATCGCTCAAAAAATTGCTGACCTAATAGAAAAACCTGAATCCCTCGAAAACGGAAAAACTTACAATCTCTCCATGTAGGAACAACCTTGTCGACGACCTTAAGCTCGTCGAAAGGGGTCGCGAATCACTATCTCTATGCAAGCACCCGAATTTCTCCTCGAACTCCTGACCGCCAAAAGCCCTTCCGGAGCCGAACAACAAGCCCAAGCGGCTTACGACAAGTACGTCGAACCAGCTTCGGACCTCTACCAAAAGGACACCATCGGCAACCGCATCGGTATCCTAAATCCGGATGCAGAAACCTCTGTCCTCTTCGCCGGACACCTCGACGAGCTCGGTTTGCAGATCAACTATATCGACGACAACGGTTTTCTCTACTTCCAAACGCTCGGCGGACACGACCGCATCGTCATCTCCGGACGCCGCGTCCTCAT encodes:
- a CDS encoding dihydrolipoyl dehydrogenase family protein translates to MKTYDFIAIGGGSGGFNAARVARGFSDSVAVIDGADELGGLCILRGCMPSKTLIYSAEVLHLAQNAKKFGLDIPSAKVDMPALHQRKVETIKEFSDYRVDSMRSRKYDLYRSYAKFIDRNTIELSDGTRLQGKKFIIATGSTVSVPSIPGLDHKEIWTSDQVLDLDFLPESVIVLGGGVVACELAQFLNRVGSKVTQIQRSSHILKDQAADVSETVEKAFRDEGMDLYTGTSLKRIEKTDTGFKAVFDHEGFEKSVTAQYVVNALGRSPNTANLGLEAAGIELLPNGQIKTDAHQLTTNPDVYAAGDCAGPFEIVHTAVLQGEYAARHAFQKPSSVFGPLNYDHMLDVVFTDPQVARVGLTEKTLKERGIDYIAADYPFDDHGKSILMEAKYGFVRLFGEKPTGRILGAEIVSKDAGELIHALSVAVSNNLTAADLLKTHWYHPTLAEIISYPLEDIIDEL
- a CDS encoding response regulator, which encodes MKVVLIEDQILFRELTESIVRTDFGLEVVGQFDDGEEGLQACLDLQPDLVILDLKIKKLGGLTVFNRIKDRTPECKVILVSAHFTPEIVKNTVERGVNGLVTKNSSIESLKDAIGQILKGAVYYSPEAYKLLRQPITNKDYNDSLKMLTPRETDVLQMVGEGYSSKEIARSFNLSVRTIDAHRSNIMRKLNLRGATDMTRLAVKLKLVSQD
- a CDS encoding DJ-1 family glyoxalase III gives rise to the protein MPNNRPHALVIVFDGIEEIEALTPVDILRRAEVDVTVASVDGSPSVTGRNQITFSADTSLSLASKQTFDLVILPGGPGVLDLAEDQNVRDVLVGQDKAGRELAAICAAPKILAQHGILDERDATSHISVRDTLPRASNAAVVVDQHLTTSQGLGTAVEFSLTLVEKLRGKTAAQEIAASIHYTASN
- a CDS encoding YbaB/EbfC family nucleoid-associated protein, coding for MAGVGKLMKQAAKMQKKIEALQEELANKELEISSGGGAVVITINGQSEFKSLKVDPELLKEEASLVEETLLEAIKEAASKAKAYNEEEMSKATQGFSMPGLM
- the recR gene encoding recombination mediator RecR yields the protein MTPAFEALQKELKRLPGVGFRSAERMAIHLLLEKPEAAKRLSDAILSASERVRSCSTCGNVCEEERCSICEDVRREESGSLCVVEHVSDLMAIEKSGAYRGRYHVLHGKLSPINGVGPESLNLSGIAKRVKDEGVTEVILALPNDVEGEATCHYLTELVESDSVEVSRIGFGLPSGASVLYADSGTLKSALDARKRY
- a CDS encoding SDR family NAD(P)-dependent oxidoreductase: MRTIIITGVSKGLGQALSKVLENEQTKLVGFGRTQGEFSGTFHTCDFTKPQLAASIFQKALADEPLEDSESIVFIANAGRLGLLQPAQNLDPFEIEETIAANLTQSALAASAFLKRVESLPVPKAFLQISSGAALPDRAKASWSLYCATKAGQEQLVRTIAKEQENAPHPTVFANINPGVMETAMQEQIRKTSPSHFPEVERFIKLKEEGRIPTPDTIAQKIADLIEKPESLENGKTYNLSM
- a CDS encoding Hpt domain-containing protein, with the protein product MLPDVSNEVVYDKATVDELLLREKDGRPLLRRLFEIYLEETPRLLEELEAAVAAKNEEEVYDVVHQMKGSAAALGARKLFRLTEVALSLCKDGEILKVDDLVERIEDESDAYIRDVSQILNQA
- a CDS encoding NAD-dependent epimerase/dehydratase family protein, producing the protein MKELKGKRLLILGCGYLGKILVAEALERGMRVLAVSRNVDTLSEVGAKGAETFCGMVDAELWHEAAGEDVDFVVNCVSSAGGGLAGYRQSYIGGNESLSKWASKVGFSGRALYTSSVSVYGDADGGWVDESEAPEPANERGRLVRESERVFLQGLERAEAAVLRLAGLYGPGRHLMLDRLRSGERELPGWGDYYLNLVRIEDVAAAVWHCWEAEEGICGTFTVVDDEPALKQDIATWIAFQVGNPPPVFTGKIDSSGRASRRLGEGGRPANRRIRNAALKEATGWKPRFASFRDGFSELLDEG
- a CDS encoding beta-ketoacyl-[acyl-carrier-protein] synthase family protein; protein product: MALSRVVITGVGLTSPNGNTLEEFRRSLLEGKGGICRIDMRYMGQVLAGVCDFEATKYQRRKDLRVGTRAGSISIYCAREALADAGIEANELDSKRTGIYVGTTEHGNVETENEVYNISQFDYDTKFWSHHHNPRTVSNNPAGEVSLNLKVHGPAYTIGAACAAGNLGLIQGMQMLQLGEVDLAIAGGVSESIRSFGIFAGFKSQGALAEHEDPNKASRPFDKDRNGIVVSEGGALYTLERLEDAQARGAKIYGEIVGYQINSDATDYVLPNPERQAECMRGALEKAGMQPSDIHIVSTHATATPLGDIQECEAVREVFADCPDTHVNNTKGYIGHAMGAAGSLELAGNLPSFEDGWVHPTINVDNLDPKCDLPGLVLNEAKQAKRVDAILNNSFGMLGINSALIIKRFSN